In the genome of Globicephala melas chromosome 7, mGloMel1.2, whole genome shotgun sequence, one region contains:
- the LOC138842764 gene encoding uncharacterized protein, with product MITRGVHPPVSPAPPAQTPPAISSSRLPPSRLRTLRGPLPPVPTGTPSLHHPVPCAHAPPIPSHPKSAAASTLTVPQHPRTPVPTPHSHLQPLLSPRVAGVLVRVSRRSGVTSRPQPQFPPTLPVVLAPRVPAPPTPSHPKPPAICMLTVPRRPRAPSPQRPRPWPPAPRSPLRRVPASLLSPEPELPCSSHRRPLALSPASPRPRVPGPRPLTP from the coding sequence ATGATTACCAGGGGGGTCCACCCTCCAGTGTCCCCCGCCCCGCCGGCCCAGACCCCTCCAGCCATCTCGAGCTCCAGGCTCCCGCCCTCGCGCCTCCGAACCCTCCGTGGTCCCTTGCCCCCTGTCCCCACCGGCACCCCAAGCCTTCATCACCCCGTCCCCTGCGCCCACGCGCCGCCGATCCCCAGCCATCCCAAGTCCGCTGCCGCTTCCACGCTCACTGTCCCCCAGCATCCCCGCACCCCCGTCCCCACTCCCCACTCGCATCTCCAGCCCTTGTTGTCCCCGCGGGTCGCCGGCGTCCTGGTCCGCGTGTCCCGCCGCTCCGGCGTGACCTCGCGCCCCCAGCCCCAGTTTCCACCGACACTCCCAGTTGTCCTTGCCCCACGCGTGCCCGCGCCCCCGACCCCCAGCCATCCCAAACCTCCCGCCATCTGCATGCTCACGGTCCCCCGGCGTCCCcgcgcccccagcccccagcgccCGCGTCCCTGGCCCCCGGCTCCCCGGTCCCCTCTTCGGCGCGTCCCCGCGTCCCTGCTGTCCCCGGAGCCCGAGCTCCCGTGCTCCTCCCACCGGCGCCCCCTGGCCCTGTCCCCCGCGTCCCCGCGTCCCCGCGTCCCCGGCCCGCGCCCGCTGACGCCATGA